TTGAGCTGGAGATCGAGCTCGAGGACGGGAAAACGGAGCTGGAGATGGAGATCAAGTGGTCGTCGTCGACACCGCAGGCCGGGCCCACGCCGACACGTTCAACAGCTCGCCGAGCTCCGAGCCGACCGCGAAAGACGGGTAGCCGACGCCGCCGGTGAAACGACCCAAGGGATTATCGACGCCGGCACGGGAGTGGCCTCTTGGGGGCTCGCCTACGGGCACAAGTGCGACCCGGTACCGGCAGACGTTCAGCTGACGGCGGAGGCTGCGTCGAGCCCGACGGTCAAGACTTGCCCGACTCGTACACCTCGGTGAAGAGATCGCCCTGTGCTGCACCAGCGCCGGACTTGCCGCCGCCGCGGCCCCGCAGGACGTAGGCGATGCCAACGGCGAGCACCGCACCGACAGCCGGCCCCGCAACGTAGACCCAGTAACCAGTAAAGGTCGTGCCTACCAGGTCAGGCCCGAAGGTGCGGGCCGGGTTCATCGAAGCTCCCGAGATCGGACTGCCCCACAGCCCGGCGAG
The Acidimicrobiales bacterium genome window above contains:
- a CDS encoding amphi-Trp domain-containing protein — encoded protein: MKFERKELLSRKEAAARLLEVAEALGSSGDFELQGGGEKLQLDVANEVTFELEIELEDGKTELEMEIKWSSSTPQAGPTPTRSTARRAPSRPRKTGSRRRR